In Cetobacterium sp. ZOR0034, a genomic segment contains:
- a CDS encoding J domain-containing protein, whose product MISIALVLTAAIFLVIAILFGMNRAISALPALFFIMLLISFFGVMVIQFFPVILMFLVIRYFINKFINKKNPRKKTFYYQSYTQKDFEDMFRNQGNQYGGSYQGGYQNNPFGTFEDKSKYYAILGVKEGSTPEEIKKAYRELAKKHHPDRYANADAEIREMHERKFKEINEAYEKLQ is encoded by the coding sequence ATGATATCAATAGCATTAGTTTTAACAGCGGCTATTTTTTTAGTAATAGCAATATTGTTTGGGATGAATAGAGCAATCTCAGCATTGCCAGCACTATTTTTTATAATGTTACTAATTTCTTTTTTTGGAGTTATGGTAATTCAGTTTTTCCCAGTAATTCTTATGTTTTTAGTGATTAGATACTTTATAAACAAATTTATAAATAAAAAAAATCCAAGAAAAAAAACTTTTTATTATCAATCTTATACTCAAAAAGATTTCGAGGATATGTTTAGAAATCAAGGAAATCAGTATGGTGGAAGTTATCAAGGTGGTTACCAAAACAATCCGTTTGGAACATTTGAAGACAAAAGTAAATACTATGCGATTCTTGGAGTAAAGGAAGGGTCTACACCTGAAGAGATAAAAAAAGCGTATAGAGAGTTAGCAAAAAAACATCATCCAGATAGATATGCAAATGCAGATGCCGAAATTAGAGAGATGCACGAAAGAAAATTTAAAGAGATAAATGAAGCTTATGAAAAACTTCAATAA